In Spirochaetota bacterium, a single genomic region encodes these proteins:
- a CDS encoding cation:proton antiporter, which translates to MLDMFTIATVWLALAVLSTILANRLKISMALMEICVGAAAGYAAARFLDPDILRPNADWLKFVAGSGAVLLTFLAGMELDPASLREKSREISLVGTIGFFAPFLGCAAIAHYLLGWDTRASLLAGVALAATSMAVIYSVMIEYGFNKTSYGKGIIGASFVNDIGSVIALSLIFAPLDHRMLVFALASAAAFLVLPRVTRRLIRIYGYGTAAIRTKWVLFIVFGMGALALWAGSEAVLPAYIAGMVLSATIKKDELFVRRLRTLTIGFLTPFYFLRAGALVSLPAVAAAPGVFLALLAGKIISKVFCLYPVIGIFKESARERWYYTLLMSTGLTFGTISALYGLTHGIVTAEQYSLLVAVIIGSAVIPTLVANAAFLPEHLLEAPVADEEMAQMETISAEGPGLDIEAYLKGPASER; encoded by the coding sequence ATGCTCGACATGTTCACCATTGCCACCGTGTGGCTCGCCCTTGCCGTGCTCTCGACGATACTTGCCAACCGGTTGAAAATCTCCATGGCCCTCATGGAGATATGCGTGGGCGCCGCGGCAGGGTACGCCGCCGCGCGCTTCCTGGACCCCGATATCCTCAGGCCGAATGCGGACTGGTTGAAATTCGTCGCGGGCTCCGGGGCAGTGCTGCTCACCTTCCTCGCGGGGATGGAGCTGGACCCCGCGTCCCTGCGGGAAAAATCCAGGGAGATTTCCCTCGTGGGAACCATTGGCTTTTTCGCCCCGTTCCTCGGCTGCGCGGCGATCGCACATTACCTCCTGGGATGGGACACGCGGGCGAGCCTGCTTGCGGGGGTCGCGCTGGCTGCCACCTCCATGGCGGTGATCTACTCGGTCATGATCGAGTACGGGTTCAACAAGACCAGCTACGGAAAGGGCATAATCGGTGCAAGCTTCGTCAATGATATAGGATCGGTGATCGCGCTCTCGCTCATTTTCGCGCCCCTGGATCACAGGATGCTCGTCTTCGCGCTCGCATCGGCGGCGGCGTTTCTCGTCCTCCCCCGCGTGACGCGCAGGCTCATCAGGATTTACGGCTACGGGACCGCGGCGATACGCACCAAGTGGGTGCTTTTCATCGTGTTCGGCATGGGCGCGCTGGCGCTGTGGGCGGGGAGCGAGGCCGTGCTTCCCGCGTACATCGCCGGGATGGTGCTGTCGGCGACCATCAAGAAGGACGAGCTCTTCGTCCGAAGGCTTCGCACGCTCACGATAGGCTTCCTCACGCCATTCTACTTTCTGCGCGCGGGCGCGCTCGTCTCCCTGCCCGCGGTCGCTGCCGCACCGGGGGTGTTCCTCGCGCTCCTCGCCGGGAAGATCATCTCCAAGGTGTTCTGCCTCTATCCCGTGATCGGGATATTCAAGGAGAGCGCGCGTGAGCGCTGGTACTACACGCTGCTCATGTCGACCGGGCTCACCTTCGGCACGATAAGTGCGCTGTACGGACTGACGCACGGCATCGTCACTGCGGAACAGTATTCGCTGCTGGTCGCGGTGATCATCGGGAGCGCGGTAATCCCCACCCTCGTCGCAAACGCGGCATTCCTGCCGGAGCACCTCCTCGAAGCGCCGGTGGCCGACGAGGAGATGGCGCAGATGGAGACCATTTCCGCGGAAGGCCCGGGATTGGACATCGAGGCGTATCTGAAAGGACCGGCCTCGGAACGTTAG